Proteins from one Cryptomeria japonica chromosome 4, Sugi_1.0, whole genome shotgun sequence genomic window:
- the LOC131065511 gene encoding glycosyltransferase family 92 protein RCOM_0530710, translating to MLFRYRHSSTKEEGWNKGVSNTHKVFAASELKKHRVGLCSAIISLALFFTIVVNALNQVYQDSKQENVTPLVLHANQEKLAVTKEVQGLEVSKESKSLVLLKEEEIYIQDIVLLPEEVLVLVHFPSADSATFGHPSKILCIHSDEIVTKVNGVEHLQGRVAVRCELPKQEEQQPLKDHVTKLSFLSLMDTDLNRHVRQRNQASNGNIISWDFLVYESLSTSADVVLFAKGVNQRKEVNAEPESLLCVFNGTVETLVKVSSQEVFRCMHPHKSYRDELVGTKVSLKWHGQLIPSVAYYQLPKTRLSRGNEPRHHQEVLCSCTMVFNVAKFLKEWIMYHSYLGVEHFFLYDNNSEDNLVEIVGSLAGEFNVTRHPWPWIKTQEAGFSHCALQAKNKCQWMLFSDVDEFVFSPKWPHHLQEGNRSRKQANETRSTIKSSQMGEKALKSLVMERSHNPEKHNSGSGIQIGQISIKCNNFGPSGLKIHPEKGVTQGYTCREKAQQRHKSIVLLEALPPSLVNVIHHFQLKRGYKSEYLKPSKTVINHYKYQAWSEFKSKFRRRVSAYVVDWKELKNADSKDRTPGLGNHAIEPPQWEKRFCEVNDTALRDFTLRVFSSGSRMQWQL from the exons ATGTTGTTCAGGTACAGACATAGCAGCACCAAGGAAGAAGGGTGGAACAAGGGAGTTTCAAACACTCACAAAGTGTTTGCAGCATCAGAATTAAAGAAGCATCGTGTGGGGCTTTGCAGTGCAATTATATCTCTGGCCCTCTTTTTCACCATTGTTGTTAATGCTCTCAATCAGGTTTATCAAG ATAGCAAGCAAGAAAATGTTACTCCTTtggttttgcatgcaaatcaagagAAACTGGCTGTAACAAAGGAAGTTCAAGGGCTGGAAGTTTCAAAAGAAAGCAAATCATTGGTATTACTTAAGGAAGAGGAGATTTATATTCAGGACATTGTTTTACTTCCTGAAGAAGTGCTAGTTCTAGTCCACTTTCCCTCTGCAGATTCTGCTACATTTGGACATCCATCTAAGATTCTCTGTATACATTCTGATGAGATTGTTACTAAAGTGAATGGAGTTGAGCACTTGCAAGGGAGAGTTGCAGTAAGGTGTGAATTGCCTAAGCAAGAAGAACAACAGCCCTTGAAGGATCATGTAACCAAATTATCATTTCTGTCTCTAATGGACACAGATCTAAACAGACATGTCAGGCAAAGAAACCAGGCTTCTAATGGAAATATCATTAGTTGGGACTTTTTGGTTTATGAAAGTTTATCTACAAGTGCAGATGTGGTTTTGTTTGCAAAGGGGGTGAATCAGAGAAAAGAAGTGAATGCAGAACCAGAATCTCTGCTTTGTGTATTCAATGGAACAGTGGAGACACTTGTGAAAGTCTCTAGCCAAGAAGTTTTCAGATGTATGCACCCTCATAAATCATATAGAGATGAGCTGGTTGGCACCAAAGTTTCACTTAAGTGGCATGGCCAGCTGATTCCTTCTGTGGCTTATTATCAACTGCCCAAGACCAGATTATCCAGAGGAAATGAACCCAGACACCACCAGGAAGTTTTATGTTCATGCACCATGGTTTTCAATGTGGCTAAATTTCTTAAGGAATGGATAATGTATCATTCATACTTGGGTGTGGAGCATTTTTTTCTGTATGACAATAACAGCGAAGATAACCTAGTGGAAATTGTGGGGAGCCTGGCTGGTGAATTCAATGTGACCAGGCATCCTTGGCCATGGATCAAAACCCAGGAAGCTGGATTTTCCCACTGTGCTTTGCAGGCTAAAAACAAATGCCAATGGATGCTTTTTTCAGATGTGGATGAATTTGTTTTCTCTCCTAAGTGGCCGCATCATCTGCAAGAGGGCAACAGATCCAGAAAACAGGCAAATGAGACCAGGTCCACAATCAAATCATCTCAGATGGGTGAAAAAGCATTGAAGTCATTGGTGATGGAGAGGAGCCATAATCCAGAAAAGCATAATTCAGGCAGTGGGATCCAAATTGGTCAGATCTCTATAAAATGCAATAACTTTGGGCCATCAGGACTGAAAATTCACCCTGAGAAAGGAGTCACCCAGGGATACACATGCAGAGAAAAAGCCCAGCAACGCCACAAATCCATAGTTTTGCTTGAAGCACTACCACCCTCTTTAGTTAATGTTATTCATCATTTTCAGCTGAAAAGAGGGTACAAAAGTGAATACTTGAAACCATCTAAGACAGTGATAAACCATTACAAGTACCAGGCATGGAGTGAATTCAAGTCCAAATTCAGAAGAAGGGTGTCTGCATATGTCGTGGATTGGAAAGAGTTGAAGAATGCAGACTCAAAAGACAGGACTCCTGGGCTTGGAAACCATGCCATTGAACCTCCACAGTGGGAGAAGagattttgtgaagtgaatgataCTGCATTGAGAGATTTTACTTTGAGAGTGTTTTCTTCAGGCTCAAGAATGCAGTGGCAACTGTAA